Proteins co-encoded in one Gehongia tenuis genomic window:
- the rsmA gene encoding 16S rRNA (adenine(1518)-N(6)/adenine(1519)-N(6))-dimethyltransferase RsmA: MRAQDVLRAYGVEPNKGLGQNFLTDPNLLTAIVERCGVEVGDRVLEIGPGLGTLTAVLADHAKRVVSVEIDRALKEALGAMTAGRNNVEILFGDFTKMDLDTLWREHLGGEPFKVVANLPYYVTSTIVMGLLESGLPIRTLGFMVQQEVAERMMAAPGTKAYGALSVGVQYRCEASIVMRVPRGAFLPPPKVDSAVIRLDVASSPRVAVEDEKLFFKVVKAIFAVRRKTLLNALSLGFGLPKDKLSYCIESCGFSTNVRGEQLSLSEMARLTNILRNSLA, encoded by the coding sequence ATGAGGGCACAGGATGTACTGAGAGCCTATGGAGTTGAGCCCAACAAGGGACTGGGTCAGAATTTTCTCACGGACCCGAACCTTCTTACCGCCATAGTGGAGCGCTGCGGCGTGGAAGTAGGGGACCGGGTGCTAGAAATCGGACCCGGTCTTGGCACGCTGACGGCGGTCCTGGCCGACCATGCGAAACGGGTGGTCTCGGTGGAGATCGACCGCGCTCTCAAGGAGGCGCTGGGCGCCATGACGGCTGGTCGAAACAACGTGGAGATCCTCTTTGGCGACTTCACCAAGATGGATCTTGACACGCTGTGGCGGGAGCACCTGGGCGGTGAACCCTTCAAGGTGGTGGCCAACCTGCCCTATTATGTGACCAGCACCATCGTGATGGGCCTTTTGGAAAGCGGACTGCCGATCCGGACGCTGGGTTTTATGGTGCAGCAGGAGGTGGCCGAGCGGATGATGGCGGCGCCCGGGACCAAAGCGTATGGCGCTCTGTCGGTGGGGGTACAATATCGCTGTGAGGCGAGCATTGTGATGCGGGTTCCCCGAGGCGCATTCCTGCCGCCGCCCAAGGTGGATTCGGCGGTTATCCGGCTGGATGTTGCATCCTCGCCCCGGGTTGCGGTGGAGGATGAGAAGCTGTTTTTTAAGGTGGTGAAGGCCATCTTTGCCGTCCGGCGCAAAACCCTGCTCAACGCCCTGAGCCTAGGGTTTGGCCTTCCCAAGGATAAGCTGTCCTATTGCATTGAATCCTGCGGTTTTTCGACCAATGTGCGGGGCGAGCAACTTTCTTTATCGGAAATGGCGAGATTGACAAATATTTTACGAAATTCGCTTGCCTAA
- the pckA gene encoding phosphoenolpyruvate carboxykinase (ATP) encodes MTTYGLEKLGIINPSAVYRNLSVPALVEKALARGEGVLLDNGALRVNTGKYTGRSPNDRFIVDEPSCHNDVDWGKVNMPISEEKFDKIYGRMCAYFQNREIYIFDGFAGADPEYRLSVRVINEMASQNMFMHQLLIRPTEAEVEAFEPGFTLVAAPGFKCIPEEDGVNSEAAIIVNFAKKMVIIAGSQFSGEMKKSVFSVLNYILPHKDVLPMHCSANMGKDGDTALFFGLSGTGKTTLSADPDRMLIGDDEHGWTDNGIFNFEGGCFAKLIDLSKEKEPQIWDAVKFGTLVENVVYDEDTRVSDYKDGSITENTRAGYPIEYIPNAAIPGVGGQPKTIVFLTADAFGVMPPIAKLTKEQAMYHFVSGYTSKLAGTERGIVEPEPSFSTCFGAPFMPMDPSVYADLLGKKMDKYDVNVYLINTGWSGGPYGVGKRMSLPYTRAMVTAALNGELEKSKFNLDPIFNVLVPETCPNVPSEILNPVNTWSDKAAYEKSAKDLAKRFMENFKKYVNMPKEVVEAGPKA; translated from the coding sequence ATGACAACTTATGGTCTTGAAAAGTTGGGCATTATCAACCCCAGCGCGGTATACCGCAACCTTTCCGTTCCCGCTCTGGTGGAAAAGGCGCTGGCCCGCGGCGAGGGTGTGCTTCTCGACAATGGCGCGCTTCGCGTGAATACGGGCAAATACACGGGACGGTCCCCTAACGACCGCTTCATCGTGGATGAACCTTCCTGCCACAACGATGTGGATTGGGGCAAGGTCAATATGCCCATCAGCGAGGAGAAGTTTGACAAGATCTATGGCCGCATGTGCGCCTATTTCCAAAATCGCGAGATTTACATCTTCGACGGTTTTGCCGGCGCCGACCCCGAGTATCGCCTGAGCGTTCGGGTGATCAACGAGATGGCCAGCCAGAACATGTTCATGCACCAGCTGCTGATTCGGCCCACGGAGGCGGAAGTGGAAGCCTTTGAGCCTGGCTTCACTCTGGTGGCAGCGCCCGGATTCAAGTGCATCCCCGAGGAGGACGGCGTCAACAGCGAGGCCGCCATCATTGTGAACTTCGCGAAGAAGATGGTTATCATCGCCGGCTCTCAGTTCTCCGGTGAGATGAAGAAGTCCGTATTCTCCGTACTCAACTACATCCTGCCCCATAAGGACGTGCTGCCCATGCACTGCTCCGCCAACATGGGCAAGGACGGCGACACCGCACTGTTCTTCGGCCTGTCCGGCACCGGTAAGACCACGCTGTCCGCCGATCCCGACCGCATGCTGATCGGCGACGATGAGCATGGTTGGACCGATAACGGCATCTTCAACTTTGAGGGCGGCTGCTTTGCCAAGCTCATTGACCTCAGCAAGGAGAAGGAGCCCCAGATCTGGGATGCGGTGAAGTTCGGCACCCTGGTGGAGAACGTGGTTTATGATGAGGACACCCGCGTGTCCGATTACAAGGATGGTTCCATCACCGAGAACACCCGCGCCGGCTATCCCATCGAGTACATCCCCAACGCGGCCATTCCCGGTGTGGGCGGTCAGCCCAAGACCATCGTGTTCCTCACCGCCGACGCTTTCGGCGTGATGCCTCCCATCGCCAAGCTTACCAAGGAGCAGGCCATGTATCATTTCGTGTCCGGCTACACCTCCAAACTGGCCGGCACCGAGCGCGGCATTGTGGAGCCCGAACCCTCCTTCTCCACCTGCTTTGGAGCGCCCTTTATGCCCATGGACCCCAGCGTCTACGCCGATCTTCTGGGTAAGAAAATGGATAAATACGATGTGAACGTGTACCTCATCAACACCGGCTGGTCCGGCGGCCCCTACGGGGTTGGCAAGCGCATGAGCCTGCCCTATACCCGTGCCATGGTCACCGCCGCTCTGAACGGCGAACTGGAGAAGTCCAAGTTCAATCTGGACCCCATCTTCAACGTGCTGGTTCCCGAGACTTGCCCCAACGTGCCCTCCGAGATTTTGAATCCCGTGAACACCTGGAGCGACAAGG